The sequence GCCGACGACCCCCGCCCCGAAGGCACCCGCAAGCTCACCGGCGCCGAAGACGCCTATCGCGTGCGCGTCGGCGACTACCGCATTGTCTATCTGATACGTGACGACGTGCTGACAGTCTTCGTTGTCCGCGTAAGGCACCGCAGAGACGTTTACCGTCGAAGGTAGCCCACGCCCTCCCGCTTGAGAACCGGCCCCGCGTTCCGTATCATCCTGTCACGTTCCGGCACGTCCGGGTGGCCGG comes from Candidatus Brocadiaceae bacterium and encodes:
- a CDS encoding type II toxin-antitoxin system RelE/ParE family toxin: MAYRVEIKASAIKEIAALPKRERRRVISAIEALADDPRPEGTRKLTGAEDAYRVRVGDYRIVYLIRDDVLTVFVVRVRHRRDVYRRR